A window of Hemitrygon akajei unplaced genomic scaffold, sHemAka1.3 Scf000046, whole genome shotgun sequence contains these coding sequences:
- the LOC140720734 gene encoding NACHT, LRR and PYD domains-containing protein 3-like gives MATGGKLNPVQKVHKRLLPGSSSREDDRDTGSKVPKQGQIESNVPMECGPAAEEEEQIQPRDSDVRDTEQDPGTATSEATACQPRDSDVRDTEQGPGTSTSEATACQLGNSSNTELSSAQQGVEPEFTISDLLAEGGEYRLYQLTKFYRESLKHAIEEKVERLGWMLTKEGHFSREENEKVTELTEKGNRTESSRLFLSLVNGKGSLVRRAMWESFVMWRTELPKLDRILREIQELGPYPEEYINIAQGLSQLPTELTDVQQKHKETLRAQTETLRVNTILMREKVKVFQLDDRYTKLTVISTLRDRRLVEHELLARGRDHEDYREKHFRGALEKIQTAQLFHISFSRSKSKSGSSAAVAGVPGIGKTTMLQKIVYDWAVGKIFRQFQIVFSFKFRDLNSINCRINLRELILDQYPYFGNILREVWKNPEGLLFIFDGLDEFKHRINFADSRRDTEPKHQCPDPERWCEVSDIVYSLIQGKLLPGCSVLVTTRPTVLHLLKEAKIGVWAEILGLVGEERKEYFIRYFEDQTVAAAVFKHVQENEILYTMSYNPSYCLILALALGPFFTQRVRDPLRVPKTITQLYSYYIYNILKNHGREIEIPRDVLLRVGQMAYRGVSEKKIVFADGDLIKFNLQPSQFLSGFLIEILEREDSAHRVVYTFPHLTIQEFVAAVAQFLTVHPEDILKFLNEAHKAKDGRFEVFLRFVAGLSNPMTARGLEEFLGPFPHQTTCRVIDWVKEEVKRQSRNTGDTGRRRLLNTLHYLFESQNRGLAQDALGSLKTLSFSGMTLTPIDCAVLSHAIGLCDTIKYLNLEYCHIQCEGIQRLGPGLHKCQELRLGENELGDSGVKLVFSALGNPECKIQKLWLNNVGLTDSGTEDFASALSTNRSLTELDLSDNKLRDSRMKLVSAALRNPECKIQKLVMSGVCLTDSGAEDLASSLSTNPTLTELDLSYNKLGDSGVKLLVAALRNPECKIQKLELKCVGLTDSGAADLASALSTKPSLTELNLSYNELGDSGVKLVSGALRNPECKMQKLWLESVGLTDSGAEDLVSALSTNKSLTELDLRSNSLTDRSVPALRRLILTLPSLERIGLVGNRFTETGEKELRPLQGVRSGLTVEL, from the exons GTGGGAAATTAAATCCGGTACAGAAAGTACACAAGAGGCTCTTACCAGGCAGCTCATCGAGGGAAGATGATCGGGACACGGGAAGCAAGGTtccaaagcagggtcagattgagagcaatgtcccaatggaatgcggtccggccgcagaggaggaagagcaaattcagcccagagacagtgacgtcagagacaccgagcaggaccctggaaccgctacaagtgaggcgactgcctgtcagcccagagacagtgacgtcagagacactgagcagggccctggaaccagcacaagtgaggcgactgcctgtcagctcggAAACTCATCAAACACGGAATTGTCAAGTGCCCAACAGGGAGTGG agccagagtttacaatctccgacctcctggcagaggggggcgagtatcgactgtaccaactgacaaagttctacagggaGAGTCTGAAACATGCAATTGAAGAGAAAGTTGAACgactcggttggatgttgacaaaggagggacatttcagtagagaagaaaatgag aaagtcactgaactgacagagaagggaaaccggacagagagttccagactcttcctcagtttggtgaatggcaaaggctcccttgtccggagggcgatgtgggaatcctttgtgatgtggaggactgagttaccgaagttggacaggaTACTGAGGGAGATACAGGAGCTCG GTCCTTACCCAGAGGAATACATAAACATCGCACAAGGGTTGTCTCAGTTACCCACTGAACTGAcag atgttcaacagaaacacaaggagactctgcgggcacaaactgaaacgcttagagtgaacacgatcctgatgagggagaaggtgaaggttttccagctggatgATCGATACACaaagctcacggtcatttctactcttcgagatcggagactggtggaacacgagctgctggcaagaggcagagaccacgaggattaCAGAGAGAAACATTTCCGTGGAGCGTTAGAAAAAATACAGACTGCACAGTTATTCCACATCAgtttttcccggagtaaatccaaatctgggagttctgCAGCAGTAGCCGGAGTGCCAggaatcgggaaaacaacaatgttacaaaagattgtttatgactgggccgtGGGGAAAATATTCCGACAATTCCAgattgtcttcagtttcaaattccgggatttaaactctaTTAACTGCAGgataaacctgagggaactgattctggatcagtatccttactttgggaatatcctgagagaggtctggaagaatccagagggattgctgtttatattcgatggtttggatgaattcaagcacAGAATCAATTTTGCAGAtagtcggagagatacagaacccaagcaccagtgcccagatcccgagaggtggtgtgaagtgtctgacattgtgtacagtttaatccagggcaagctgctcccagggtgttcagtgttggtgaccacccgccccactgtgtTACATTTATTGAAAGAGGCGAAGAtcggtgtctgggctgaaatcctgggattggttggtgaggaacggaaggaatatttcatccggtattttgaagatcagactgtggcagcagctgttttcaaacacgtgcaggagaacgagatcctgtacaccatgagctacaacccctcctactgcttgatcctcgctctggcactgggccccttcttcacacaaagagtcagggacccgctcagagttcccaagaccatcactcaactgtactcctactatatttacaatatcctgaaaaatcatggccgtgagattgagataccccgtgatgtgttactcagggttggtcagatggcctacagaggagtgtcagagaagaagattgtgtttgcagacggagatttgatcaagttcaatctgcagccttcccagttcctgtccgggttcctgatagagattttggagagagaggattctgcccacagggtggtgtacacattcccacacctcaccatccaagagtttgtagctgcagtcgcacaattcctgactgTACATCCcgaggatatcctgaaattcctcaatGAAGCCCACAAGGCaaaagatgggcgatttgaggtatttctccgttttgttgcgggtctctccaacccaatgacagctcggggcctggaggagtttctgggtccatttcctcatcaaacaacctgccgggtgattgactgggtgaaggaggaggttaaacgccagagtagaAACACGGGTGACACTGGTAGAAGGagactcctgaacacattgcactacctgtttgagtctcagaatcgtggactggctcaggacgCACTGGGATCTctgaaaacactttcattcagtggaatgacactgacccctattgactgcgcggtcctgtctcatgccatcggactctgtgatacaataaaatatCTCAACCTGGAgtactgccacattcagtgtgaaggaatccagcggctgggacccgggctgcacaagtgccaggagttgag acttggggagaatgaactgggagattcaggagtgaaactggtgttttcGGCTCtggggaacccggagtgtaaaatacagaaactgtg gctgaacaatGTCGGTCTAACAGATTCTGGGACGGAGGATTTCGCCtctgctctcagtacaaaccgatcactgacggagctggacctgagtgataataaactgcgAGATTCAAGAATGAAATTGGTGTCTGCGGCTCTcaggaacccagagtgtaaaatacagaaactggt gatgAGTGGTGtctgtctcacagattctggggcaGAGGATCTCGCTTCctctctcagtacaaacccaacactgacggagctggacctgagttataataaattaggagattcaggagtgaaactgttgGTTGCGGCTCtcaggaacccggagtgtaaaatacagaaactgga GCTGAAatgtgtcggtctcacagattctggggccgcggatctcgcctccgctctcagtacaaaaccatcactgacggagctgaacctgagttataatgaactgggagattcaggagtgaaactggtgtctggggctctgaggaacccggagtgtaaaatgcagaaactgtg GCTGGagagtgtcggtctcacagattctggggccgaggatcttgtctccgctctcagtacaaacaaatcactgacggagctggacctgagatCAAAttcgctgacagaccgatctgtccccgctctccgccgcctcatactgacacTCCCGAGTCTGGAGCGGATCGG gctggtggGGAATCGGTTCACTGAGACCGGGGAGAAGGAACTGAGACCTCTACAGGGAGTCAGATCCGGACTGACTGTGGaactgtga